The Entelurus aequoreus isolate RoL-2023_Sb linkage group LG08, RoL_Eaeq_v1.1, whole genome shotgun sequence genome segment atatgccgcgcaccaaatcaaatcccatctgaattctaaacaaaataaacatatttattctatgtaattttgcaatgcaactttgagtgacagtgacaacaagcggccctaatggtgttcgtcaacaccgttcaattgaacaccgttcaattattgtaacgtctatccagatgcttcgaggccaggaattatatcgatcactttattgagcaaaactgtttatattcggacatagccacaccaaaaacataagtaaaacacttctatctcgaaaaactagtcattttctgccgtacaaaccaggccaaaaccaacttgtcatctgtcaccaacacgcatagcactaaaccactggtgcgtttatggccacacaaaaagtcggacaactcaaacaccacacaaagttacactatgactcctcagtcatacgtgtgcttattttactgtcatttattattaatgttaatttatttatattagtcatggaatgctgttacacacactatgttgacgtattactattattattaattattattattataattattatgtatcttacggtatatatcaaaaataatattgagcaaaatttaattgaaatattgtcgatgtggccctccagcagtgctcgggttgctcatgcggcccccggtaaaaattaattgcccacccctgcactagggccaatttagtgttgccaatcaacctatccccaggtgcatgtctttggaggtgggaggaacccggaatggaacccacgcagtctagttgagaacgtgcaaactccacacagaaagatcccgagcccggtattgaactcaggaccttcgtattgtgaggcacatgcacttacccctgtttcaccgtgctgccacatgaaaataatgcctacattaaaccggtccctggtgcaaaaaaggttagggacccctgggctactgagtttcattttttttaggttttctgctggtggtgtacttcagatttttttccgatggctcagaaaaggttgaaaaacactgttatggAGTACAACAATGTTTATTATTAAAACACGCTAATTGAAGCAGTACAACATCCCTCTTGTGTTGATGCTTCTGAGTCACGTGACTGGACTATGTGACAAccatgctcttttttttttttttttttttttttttttttttttttttaacaggacaATTCATCCGGATGAAGGGCTCCGATGGCCCCCATGACTGCAGGTGTAGCCGCGAGAGCTCCATCTTAGCGGCTCCTAGTGGGATTCAGAGAGGCGCGACATGCGGAATGTGCGTAAAGACGGGCAAAAAAGACGCTCTTGTGCGCAGCCTGCATGCGCGCCTCCTCCAAGGATGACCAGACGCGCGCATGCAGCCTCGTCCGCTTCAATCCAATGTGATCATACTAACATCTTTGTCTCCTTGTGGCCTTTAAACTCATTCCCAACCCTCTTTTTCTCCTTTTATTCCTTGACGGAGAGTGTGGATTGTGGTGATCTGTAAGCTGCCACCATCGTTTTAGACCCCCGCGTTGCGTTGGCGCTGCGGAATAACcgacaagaagaaaaagaagaagaagaagaagaagaagagggcaggatattttttttttttttttttttttgtgcgtgtgaaaaaaaaaagaagagacgaGCTGATGGGGACGTTGAGGGAAAACATCGACCGTATACGCCGCAACATCGAGGTAAGTGCATGTTGTGTGTGCAGGTGTGCGAGGATGAAATGGCCGGCGCAGTGATtgcatttgatttgattttggaaaaaaaaaaaaaaaaaaaaaaaaagtgcacctaATGACGACTTTTGTGCACAGGCTGCAAAGATGCATGGTGATTAATTAATAGGCACACAAGAACAATTGAATAATAAGCACATGCATTATGTAAGCATGGTGCCTTAAAAAGGAAATGTGgacattttttcttcttcttccccctTCTTTGGGTGCAGTTGTCATTAAACAGGACTGGGTGCAAGCCATTTTGTAATGCAGCATGTGCAGAATTAGGCCTATTCAGAATTTCAATTGCGTTCCAGGGAAGGTGCGCCGTATGGCGAGCGCAGCTGCATTGATGAATAAGGCCATTCTGTTCAATTGTGGCACATAGGGAGAGAGCATAGGTTGGTCAGCTCGATTGATACCACGTCTACGATGAGGATATTTTGGCGTGAAGCAGCATattttcccccccccccacccgccaTCCCTGAAATGCCTACCCCGATTCCCACGTCCTGAATCAATCTAGTGTTGTCATAGTTACAGCAGATGATGTTGGCCCCTGCTACACCTGTGTCGCTTTGTTTTCATGCACCCCATCGTCTCATAGGGGCCTTGGACTTTACACCCCAACCATGGAGGGACACTTATTTTCTTCTTAGGAGGTGGGGGGgttctaaccccccccccccctgcaaaCGAGTCCACCATTTTTGCCTCTTCATAAACCTTAACGACTGTGTTTTGGAAAGGCTTGATACAATCACGGCGTGATTGGTTTGTAGCAATTGGTCAGCAGCTTGCAGCTAATTTGTCTTTTCACGACTGAGCGCTCTCTCAGGCCTGATCGAATAATCAATACCGACATTGTTGCAATCTGCTCTCGACACCAAAGAgcaacaaagataaaaaaaaaaaaaaaaaaaggagcgtaAAGCACTACTTTGAGAATTTGAGCTTTGGGGGGGGGAAatggaataaataaaaacaaaacgacAATCGTCATGATTTCCCATCATCACTCTTACCTGGAGAGCCTCTCATGAGATTTAACTCAAATGCTGGAGAGATTGAAGATGGACAATCAAGTAGTGTTCATTACCTTGGCTTTAACATGTGCATATTTGTCTTTTTTCTCAATTGAGGTTGccatacatacagtaagtatagTTGCCTAAGTAACATCTCATGCAATAAGTGTTTCAAAGCTAAATTTCGACCATTTTGGCCGCGGCGAAAAGAGGCATTAAGATGTTTAATTGTGTAGCTTTAATCAGTAGGGAATGTGAACAAAAGCTGTGGTCTTCCTTTTTCCTTAAGCCTCCATTTTGGATCATAACGCTGTCAAGTGGAGTGAAGTAACACAAAAAAAAGCTCTacatgttgttgttgactttggggATGGCTATGGATGAAATGTGTGCCCGTATGAGGGTGTGAGAAATTATGTGGGATGTGCCGagcatctgaaaaaaaaaaaaaaaaactatttttagcaTGCACACTCCCTCATGAGTTTCCTTAATAGCTTCTTTAAGAGTTCTCAGAGCTATGGTTTTTCATAAAGACTGATGCTGACCTTGTAGACATTAtgattcacccccccccccccccctccagtcCTTCGCCCTCTATCTTTTATCCCAGAGGTTCTTCTTCCGGTTTCTCTGCAATTTTCCCCATTATTgaagatatatattgatatttcaCATAGGGTGCTTGAGAGCAACAAACCCCCATGAAGACGCAACTAAACACAATAATGTGGAATGGGGCACtggacggaaaaaaaaaaaaaacaacaacaaaaaaaaaaaacacaagatggtgAGTGAACAGGTTGCCACAGCAACCGTGTTTCTAGGAGCCCGCATGCATTGTGGCTGCATAGGAGAGGAGATGCTAAACACCGCCATTGGAGCACCATTGTTAACGACAAACTATTTCTATTATGTATTCACCGTAAGAAGTTGGCAACCTTTGTGTCACACGAACACGTCTCGTCCTAGCCTTTTCTAAATTTAGTGAGTCTGCCGATGCTCGCAGGCAAAAGTGTGCGACACCCTCTCAACCAAGGACGGATTTGGCTCTCAATGCATATCGCTGTGCTTTTTCTTCACAACGCCTGGTTTCATGTTTGCTTAATTGCGTGTTGCTTATTGCACACGGCTCATGTAGCCAATAATAATCCCTAGGTAGCTTAATTGCCGAAGTACCGCATAAGGGTGTCATTTGTCAACTGGTGTTGTTGCTTCTTAATGGGTTGCGTAAATCTCTGCATTAACCTTATGGTTGCATTCTCGTTAAAACCGGAATAATTCTTGTCTATGAACCGGTTTCCTAGCCAgctattttttcccccaaaaaatagaaCGTTGTGGCCATTTTCAGACGATGACCTCGGCGTTAAGTTCAACGTCAAGAAAATGGCAGCTGACTCACCCAGTTGTACTACAGGCCACAATTTGAGAGACACTTCTTTACAACCCAAAGCCTGACCTTGCTCGTCTCCCGCAACAGGACATTGTCATATTCTCATAATTAAATCCCGTCCTGGGCATCCTTGCATGAATGTGTTAGGCTAATATCTCAAAGCTACTGCACTGTGCATTACTTGACCTCCTTTCTTTTCTCCTTTTCTCTCTTCTTCCCCTCCCCTCCCGCCACAGTGAGAAGAAACAAACAGCCTCTGCAGAGAAGAGAAGGCTTCCAGGGGCGACAATCCCCTCCCAAACATCATTTTTTACACTAATAACTGTCAtgggagcaaaaaaaaaagacatgcttTCTGAAAATGACATGTAAGAAAGAACAAGGCGCTTGGTAGTCAAAGAAGCATGAGCCAAGTGAAATAAGAATATATTCATGATAGTCTTTTAATATAACATTACACCCTTCTTTCTAAATTATTAAGCGGTCTACTTGAAGGAGAAACACAGCAAAAGAGcattaaatatgaacatgaaCGCAAGCATTTAAATTCTCCGATTTGGAGGTGATTTGTCAGCATCATACAGCAGTCGGGGTGGGTCATGACTCAGTTGCCATGCGTGTTGTCATGGTGACCAGCCCCTGTACCCCTTCCCCCCTCCTCTGGTTGGTCCACCTTTTGTTGTGGTTCCACAACCATGGACCTGAGCTGACAGAGGCAGCACCCCCATGCCCCACCCCCTGTAGTTGCTCCAATCAGGCGAGCCGTGTCATCTGTACAAGGAAGAGTCTAGATCAAGTCCCGGACAGTATTTCGGAGAACACAAGATACCTCAATCTACAAGAGAACACAATTCAGGTGAGCGCAACATCACATTTCAGCCCATCTACTGTACGTTTTGACAGCAGGTGCTACAAACATGCCACTGTGTTTCTGTTTGCAGGTGATAAAGTCTGACACCTTTAAGCACCTGCGGCATTTGGAAATCCTCCAGCTCTCCAAGAACCACATCCGACAGATCGAGGTGGGGGCGTTCAATGGACTGCCAAACCTCAACACGCTGGAGCTTTTCGACAACCGTCTCACCGTGGTACCGTCACAGGCCTTTGAGTACCTCAGCAAGCTAAGGGAACTATGGCTACGGAACAACCCCATCGAGACACTGCCGGCGTTTGCATTTCACCGCGTTCCCTCTTTACGCCGTCTCGATCTCGGGGAGCTCAGGAAACTGGATTTCATCTCAGAGGCGGCCTTCGAAGGTCTGGTCAACTTGCGCTTTTTGAATCTGGGCATGTGCGGCTTAAAGGACATCCCTAACCTCACCCCGCTCGTACGACTAGAGGAGTTGGAGTTGTCCGGGAACCAGTTGGGGATTGTCCGGCCCGGATCCTTCCAGGGCCTGGTGTCACTTCGCAAGCTGTGGCTCATGCACTCCAGAGTGTCTGTTATTGAACGCAACGCCTTTGATGACCTAAAGAGCTTGGAGGAGCTCAACCTTTCCCACAATTCCCTTCATTCGCTGCCTCATGACCTCTTCACGCCTTTGCACCAGTTGGAGAGGGTGCATCTCAATCACAACCCGTGGGTGTGCAACTGTGACGTTCTGTGGCTCAGCTGGTGGCTTAAAGAAACGGTTCCTAGCAACACAACATGTTGTGCCCGGTGTCACGCACCCCCTGGTCTGAAGGGAAAGTACATCGGCGAACTGGACCAGAGCCATTTCACCTGCTACGCACCAGTCATTGTGGAGCCGCCCACTGACCTCAACGTCACCGAGGGCATGGCGGCAGAGCTGAAATGCCGCACGGGGACCTCCATGACCTCCGTGAACTGGTTCACTCCCAACGGCACTCTGATGACCCACGGATCGTACCGCGTGAGGATCTCCGTGCTCCACGACGGAACGCTCAACTTCACCAACGTGACTGTGCAGGACACGGGCCAGTACACATGCATGGTGACCAACTCCGCTGGCAACACCACCGCCACCGCCGTGCTCAACGTATCCGCTTCAGACCCCAGCAACAGCTACAGCTATTTTACCACCGTCACAGTGGAGACAGTCGAGACAGTGGGAGGAGGGGACGATAAGAACTCAGCAATGCAGTACATTAACGAGACCTTCATAGGTTTCCCTAATCCTACTGTTGAAAGAGGTTTAGATGGCATCACTATATCCCCTTCTCTCTCTTCTCTGTCCTCACTGTCCCCACGAGCGAACAGAGCCACTGAAAATGCAGTGACTGTATCCAACATCGATGTAACTAACATTCCGGGCCTGGATGATGTAATGAAAACCACCAAGATCATCATTGGCTGCTTCGTGGCCATTACTTTTATGGCAGCTGTAATGTTGGTGGTCTTCTATAAGCTCCGCAAGCAACACCAGCTGCACAAGCACCATGGCCCAGCCAGAGCCATCGAGATCGTCAATGTGGAGGATGAGATTGGAGCCGGAGCTGGAAGCGGCATTTCAGGCGGGTCTACAATGAATACAGGCAGTGGCGGAGAAGGAACCCTAAGGATACATCATCCTGAAATAGTTAACCTTCCCAACATTGGACGTTCAGACACACTGAACCATTACTATAAGACCCATCATTACAACAACAATGTGATGGGGCTTAGTATTGGTAGCGAAGGAATGGGACCCGGAGGGATGCTTGGTAACAAACACCACCAAGGCCAGGAAATCCCCATCTCCTGCACCCCTGTCCCCATCTCCACGTCCAGCCTCCTCACATCTTCAGGAAATGGCACCAACATCAACCCAAGCTCTATGTCCCCGCCTCTGCCCATGTCTCTCCCAATGCCCACCATGGGCCTACACGGATCAATTAAAGGTTTCATGGGCCAGAATCAGAACCCCCAAATGGAGCCTCTTCTCTTTAAGGGGAACTCAAAGGAAAATGTCCAGGAGACTCAGATCTAAAAGCGCGAGAATGGCGCTAGAGGGACAGAGAGAGAATTCATGTTGGGTTTATGCTGGGAATGATTAGACACTAGAGTGCATTGACTTTGACACCAGGAGACAGGATAGACGTGCCACGGCAACACAAAAACAGAGAGACTCGTCCGTGGTGGCGTACTGAGCCAAGGATTACCACAGTGGTTCACTTGTGTTTGTAGTAACGCTCATGGCCAAGCAGATCAAGGAATGGACATTGCTACAATGTAAATCTGTGCCAAAgcaaatgtttttttgcattctctcCAAACCGTGTTGTCATTGGGGAAAAACAACAAGTCTTTGGGAGTAATCGGTCCTCAAATCACTGTTGGCTGGCAGAGATGGAAGACACGCACACTAGTACTTAACATGCAGAAGATGGCTGAGATTATGGAACGAAATCCCAGAGACATTTTTCTTGACGAAAAGAAGGCGCGCTAAAGTGACTCAATAGACTCCCTGAAGGTGACAATAATCTAGGCATAAATAGATGGACAAAAAGGTACAGTGCAGTACAAACTACTgtgaaaaatccacaaattatataaatatattttcatttaaatatgTATCATTGCAGACTCCGACGCAGAGATATTTTGGGGTGGATGTACATGCCGGTAGAGTTTGTTCCTATGTGACCTAAGACGGGCGGCGACTGGGGGAGGTTGGCTATGGTACATGTTTTCAGTTTGGCTACTTCTCAGAGAACATAAGGGCTCAATTGCAACACTCATTGTGGATCTTTGAATTGGCTTTGTGACATAAAGTCTATTTAGGTTGTAGTACAGTAAATGCAGATATCTGTTTGACAAACTTCTGTCTGTTGCTTCAGTAGTAAtcattacacatttttttgtgtttccgAGGGTGTATTATGTATTTTGTAACAACCAGCTTCTTGGTATTTGAATCGTATCAATTCTGACAATGCCATAACTAATGTTTCACAGACAGGGAGAGGTTAATCCAATGCAAAGACCTGTATGGCGAAAAATAAAGTGTTGACTTATTTGTGTTATTTGAAGGAGATCCGTAGCCAGGAATTTGATATGACCTCCTCGCTCATGGTGACTGTAATCACGCCATAAACGCCCTCATTATGACGATTCGACATCTCTCTTCAGTCGCATTCGAGAAAGGATCGAACATCCTCCCTAGGACGATTTAGAATGAATGgaaatgtacagtatatcaataaTAACAATGTCTGGTTGTATGACAATTGTAagaactgcatttttacag includes the following:
- the lrrc4bb gene encoding leucine-rich repeat-containing protein 4B codes for the protein MRVVMVTSPCTPSPLLWLVHLLLWFHNHGPELTEAAPPCPTPCSCSNQASRVICTRKSLDQVPDSISENTRYLNLQENTIQVIKSDTFKHLRHLEILQLSKNHIRQIEVGAFNGLPNLNTLELFDNRLTVVPSQAFEYLSKLRELWLRNNPIETLPAFAFHRVPSLRRLDLGELRKLDFISEAAFEGLVNLRFLNLGMCGLKDIPNLTPLVRLEELELSGNQLGIVRPGSFQGLVSLRKLWLMHSRVSVIERNAFDDLKSLEELNLSHNSLHSLPHDLFTPLHQLERVHLNHNPWVCNCDVLWLSWWLKETVPSNTTCCARCHAPPGLKGKYIGELDQSHFTCYAPVIVEPPTDLNVTEGMAAELKCRTGTSMTSVNWFTPNGTLMTHGSYRVRISVLHDGTLNFTNVTVQDTGQYTCMVTNSAGNTTATAVLNVSASDPSNSYSYFTTVTVETVETVGGGDDKNSAMQYINETFIGFPNPTVERGLDGITISPSLSSLSSLSPRANRATENAVTVSNIDVTNIPGLDDVMKTTKIIIGCFVAITFMAAVMLVVFYKLRKQHQLHKHHGPARAIEIVNVEDEIGAGAGSGISGGSTMNTGSGGEGTLRIHHPEIVNLPNIGRSDTLNHYYKTHHYNNNVMGLSIGSEGMGPGGMLGNKHHQGQEIPISCTPVPISTSSLLTSSGNGTNINPSSMSPPLPMSLPMPTMGLHGSIKGFMGQNQNPQMEPLLFKGNSKENVQETQI